From the Musa acuminata AAA Group cultivar baxijiao chromosome BXJ3-7, Cavendish_Baxijiao_AAA, whole genome shotgun sequence genome, one window contains:
- the LOC135642160 gene encoding pectin acetylesterase 7-like isoform X1 — MRTAEISSSSPSYKCSQLIAKRFVRSALPLNFRMVGVKSGTWVCPLICLLYLLAFLQVEGDNVPMTLLKGAVAEGAVCLDGSPAAYNLAPGSGSGANNWLLFVEGGGWCSTVNDCVVRKGNFRGSSNHMPPVSFSGMLGGVQQRNPDFYNWNRVKIRYCDGASFTGDIEKVDPATGLHFRGARVWRAIMKDLLAKGMNKAQKALLGGCSAGGLTTILHCDNFRSLLPASATVKCFSDAGYFIDAKDISGADSIQSFYSDVVNLHGSANNLPSSCTSRLPANKCFFPQNVVVTMKTPLFILNAAYDQWQIKNILVPPSADPNNAWGDCKLDIKKCSSDQLQTLQGFRTTFLNALPAAGSSATGLFILSCHTHCQSGDANTWFAADSPRIDNTPIGKAVGDWYFGRSSAVRKIDCPYPCNSSCRKVAKNSMED; from the exons ATGAGAACGGCCGAGATCTCGAGTTCCTCTCCATCTTACAAGTGTTCTCAGCTCATCGCGAAGCGGTTTGTGCGCAGTGCTTTGCCGTTAAATTTCAG AATGGTTGgtgttaaatcaggaacatgggtGTGCCCTCTCATCTGCTTACTCTATCTACTGGCCTTTCTACAAGTTGAAGGTGACAATGTGCCCATGACTCTGTTGAAAGGTGCAGTAGCTGAAGGAGCAG TTTGCTTGGATGGAAGTCCTGCAGCATATAATCTCGCCCCTGGTTCTGGCTCTGGTGCAAATAACTGGTTGCTTTTCGTCGAG GGAGGAGGTTGGTGCAGCACTGTTAATGATTGCGTAGTACGTAAAGGCAATTTTAGAGGTTCCTCTAATCATATGCCGCCTGTCTCCTTCTCTGGCATGTTAGGAGGCGTTCAGCAAAGGAATCCTG ACTTCTATAACTGGAACCGGGTCAAGATTCGGTACTGTGATGGTGCCTCATTTACAGGGGACATAGAAAAAGTAGATCCT GCTACAGGGCTCCACTTCAGAGGAGCCAGAGTTTGGAGAGCTATAATGAAAGATCTATTGGCGAAGGGGATGAACAAAGCACAAAAG GCACTTCTCGGTGGCTGCTCGGCAGGTGGATTGACGACCATACTACATTGTGACAACTTCCGCAGTCTTCTCCCAGCTAGTGCAACAGTGAAATGCTTCTCCGATGCTGGTTATTTCATTGATGC gaaggatatttcTGGAGCCGACTCGATCCAATCCTTTTATAGTGATGTTGTTAATCTTCAT GGATCAGCAAATAATTTGCCATCTTCATGCACGTCGAGGTTACCAGCAAACAAG TGCTTTTTCCCACAGAACGTGGTGGTCACAATGAAGACACCCCTTTTTATACTCAATGCAGCATATGATCAATGGCAG ATCAAAAATATTTTAGTGCCACCCTCTGCTGATCCCAATAATGCTTGGGGAGACTGCAAGCTCGATATCAAGAAATGTTCCTCGGATCAACTTCAGACACTGCAAG GTTTCAGGACAACGTTCCTGAACGCACTGCCGGCGGCAGGCAGCTCGGCTACGGGACTGTTCATCCTCTCATGCCACACTCATTGCCAATCTGGTGATGCGAATACGTGGTTTGCAGCTGATTCTCCAAGGATCGATAACACT CCAATTGGGAAGGCTGTGGGAGACTGGTACTTCGGTCGGAGTTCTGCTGTGAGGAAGATCGACTGCCCATATCCATGCAATTCTTCGTGTCGTAAAGTTGCCAAGAATTCCATGGAAGATTAG
- the LOC135642160 gene encoding pectin acetylesterase 7-like isoform X2, with protein MRTAEISSSSPSYKCSQLIAKRMVGVKSGTWVCPLICLLYLLAFLQVEGDNVPMTLLKGAVAEGAVCLDGSPAAYNLAPGSGSGANNWLLFVEGGGWCSTVNDCVVRKGNFRGSSNHMPPVSFSGMLGGVQQRNPDFYNWNRVKIRYCDGASFTGDIEKVDPATGLHFRGARVWRAIMKDLLAKGMNKAQKALLGGCSAGGLTTILHCDNFRSLLPASATVKCFSDAGYFIDAKDISGADSIQSFYSDVVNLHGSANNLPSSCTSRLPANKCFFPQNVVVTMKTPLFILNAAYDQWQIKNILVPPSADPNNAWGDCKLDIKKCSSDQLQTLQGFRTTFLNALPAAGSSATGLFILSCHTHCQSGDANTWFAADSPRIDNTPIGKAVGDWYFGRSSAVRKIDCPYPCNSSCRKVAKNSMED; from the exons ATGAGAACGGCCGAGATCTCGAGTTCCTCTCCATCTTACAAGTGTTCTCAGCTCATCGCGAAGCG AATGGTTGgtgttaaatcaggaacatgggtGTGCCCTCTCATCTGCTTACTCTATCTACTGGCCTTTCTACAAGTTGAAGGTGACAATGTGCCCATGACTCTGTTGAAAGGTGCAGTAGCTGAAGGAGCAG TTTGCTTGGATGGAAGTCCTGCAGCATATAATCTCGCCCCTGGTTCTGGCTCTGGTGCAAATAACTGGTTGCTTTTCGTCGAG GGAGGAGGTTGGTGCAGCACTGTTAATGATTGCGTAGTACGTAAAGGCAATTTTAGAGGTTCCTCTAATCATATGCCGCCTGTCTCCTTCTCTGGCATGTTAGGAGGCGTTCAGCAAAGGAATCCTG ACTTCTATAACTGGAACCGGGTCAAGATTCGGTACTGTGATGGTGCCTCATTTACAGGGGACATAGAAAAAGTAGATCCT GCTACAGGGCTCCACTTCAGAGGAGCCAGAGTTTGGAGAGCTATAATGAAAGATCTATTGGCGAAGGGGATGAACAAAGCACAAAAG GCACTTCTCGGTGGCTGCTCGGCAGGTGGATTGACGACCATACTACATTGTGACAACTTCCGCAGTCTTCTCCCAGCTAGTGCAACAGTGAAATGCTTCTCCGATGCTGGTTATTTCATTGATGC gaaggatatttcTGGAGCCGACTCGATCCAATCCTTTTATAGTGATGTTGTTAATCTTCAT GGATCAGCAAATAATTTGCCATCTTCATGCACGTCGAGGTTACCAGCAAACAAG TGCTTTTTCCCACAGAACGTGGTGGTCACAATGAAGACACCCCTTTTTATACTCAATGCAGCATATGATCAATGGCAG ATCAAAAATATTTTAGTGCCACCCTCTGCTGATCCCAATAATGCTTGGGGAGACTGCAAGCTCGATATCAAGAAATGTTCCTCGGATCAACTTCAGACACTGCAAG GTTTCAGGACAACGTTCCTGAACGCACTGCCGGCGGCAGGCAGCTCGGCTACGGGACTGTTCATCCTCTCATGCCACACTCATTGCCAATCTGGTGATGCGAATACGTGGTTTGCAGCTGATTCTCCAAGGATCGATAACACT CCAATTGGGAAGGCTGTGGGAGACTGGTACTTCGGTCGGAGTTCTGCTGTGAGGAAGATCGACTGCCCATATCCATGCAATTCTTCGTGTCGTAAAGTTGCCAAGAATTCCATGGAAGATTAG